A genome region from Marinifilum sp. JC120 includes the following:
- a CDS encoding DUF4150 domain-containing protein produces MFALTMGAGMDMGFPDVCLTPAGPVPVPIPYPNIAESATSAPAAYNVLCDCMPTLNQLSLGLVSEGDEPGVEMGVVSHLESGQTEYIVGCITILADGIPVQRLTSVTGQNCLAVLPNAPGICAVPSQVTVLTLG; encoded by the coding sequence ATGTTTGCGCTTACCATGGGAGCTGGGATGGATATGGGGTTCCCGGATGTCTGCCTGACCCCGGCGGGTCCGGTTCCGGTGCCGATTCCTTATCCGAACATTGCCGAGTCAGCGACTTCGGCTCCGGCAGCTTACAATGTGCTTTGTGATTGCATGCCCACCTTGAATCAACTTTCGCTGGGCTTGGTTAGTGAAGGTGATGAACCCGGTGTTGAAATGGGAGTGGTCTCGCATCTTGAGTCCGGGCAGACCGAGTATATTGTCGGATGCATCACCATTCTTGCCGATGGTATACCCGTGCAACGGCTGACCAGCGTGACCGGGCAGAATTGCCTTGCGGTATTGCCCAACGCGCCCGGAATATGCGCCGTACCAAGTCAGGTTACTGTACTGACTTTAGGTTAG
- a CDS encoding DUF3540 domain-containing protein, translated as MNNLAEKKEAVSPQLEYGRVILADGGVVVETSLGELEAQKAVSCLVSPEAGDSVLLSVDAQGGIWILSVLSRAAETATSLEVEGDLTLRSTNGSLTIAADDELNCISNKAALHSNEVEISAGKVSLTSRLFSSNVERVKRVAGNVDDVSREFTRRVVNYFRFTKEHEDCQAESRRQLVDETLTMQSKNTMIVSEEHVKVDGELIHMG; from the coding sequence ATGAATAATTTGGCGGAAAAAAAAGAAGCGGTCAGTCCTCAGCTTGAGTATGGGCGGGTTATTTTGGCTGACGGCGGCGTTGTAGTTGAAACTTCCCTTGGAGAACTTGAAGCTCAGAAGGCGGTCAGTTGTCTGGTTAGCCCCGAGGCTGGTGATTCCGTGCTTCTTTCTGTGGATGCACAGGGCGGGATTTGGATTCTCTCGGTGCTCAGCAGGGCTGCGGAGACAGCGACTTCTCTGGAAGTTGAAGGTGATCTTACTTTAAGAAGTACGAACGGTAGCCTAACTATTGCTGCCGACGATGAATTGAATTGCATCAGCAATAAAGCTGCGTTGCATTCCAATGAAGTTGAAATTTCAGCGGGCAAAGTCTCCCTTACTTCGCGTTTGTTCAGCAGCAATGTGGAGCGGGTTAAGCGGGTTGCCGGGAATGTGGATGATGTCAGCCGTGAATTTACCCGCAGGGTGGTCAACTATTTCCGGTTCACCAAAGAGCATGAAGATTGTCAGGCCGAATCCCGCAGGCAATTGGTGGATGAGACCCTGACTATGCAGAGCAAGAATACCATGATCGTTTCCGAGGAACATGTGAAAGTTGACGGCGAATTGATTCACATGGGTTAG